Within the Agromyces atrinae genome, the region AGGGCGCGGTAACCGACGCGATGACGCCGACGGTGTGCGGGGTGTCATCGATGGTCCAGAGCTCGGCCGGGGCTCCCCCGCGACCCGGCACCGGTGTGAGCCGGAAGCGCGAGCGGAGCGTCGCGAGGATCTCCTCCTGCGTCACCATCGTCTGACGGTCCCACGTGTGCCCCGCGTCGAGCGGCATCTGCTCGATGAAGCGCATCTGGGCGTCGTGTTCGAGCGCGAACTCGACGAGGTCGACGAGCTCGTCGTCGTTGACTCCCCGCATCGCGACGGCGTTGATCTTGAGCGGGCGCAGCCCCGACTTCTGGGCGGCGCGGATACCCTCGGCGACGGCGTCGAACTTGTTGCGACGGGTCAGTTCGTGGAACCGGTCGGGGCGCACGGTGTCGAGGCTGATGTTCAGGCGATGCAGTCCCGCGGCGGCGAGGGGCTCCATGAGTTCGGGCAGGCGGATGCCGTTGGTCGTCATCGCGACCTGCATGGGTCCGTTGGCGCCCTCGATCGCCGCGATCCGGCGCACGATGTCGACGACGTCGGGGCGGAGGAGCGGTTCACCGCCCGTCAGCCGGATCGTCGTGATTCCCCAGTCGGCGGCGATGTGCGCGATGCGCACCATGTCGTCGGTCGAGAGGATGCTCGACTTCGCGAGCCACTCCACGCCCTCGGCGGGCATGCAGTAGGTGCAGCGCAACGAACACTTGTCGGTGAGCGAGATGCGGAGGTCACGGTGCACGCGCCCGAACCCGTCGACGAGCTCACGCGGCTCGCCGGCGACGTGTGCGGCGACGGCCGCGGGCCGCCGACCGATCGTGACGGGAACGGAGGTCATAGTCCCACCCAGTGCGCGCCGCCCGCGACGTCGTGCTGCTTCTTCCAGACGGGGAGGTCGGTCTTGACGGCCTCGATCAGCGCGCGGCTCGTCTCGAAGGCCTCGGCCCGGTGAGCGCTCGCGACGCACGCGACGAGGGCGTAGTCGCCGACGCCGAGACGACCGACGCGGTGGCTGATCGCGATCTTCACAT harbors:
- the moaA gene encoding GTP 3',8-cyclase MoaA, whose product is MTSVPVTIGRRPAAVAAHVAGEPRELVDGFGRVHRDLRISLTDKCSLRCTYCMPAEGVEWLAKSSILSTDDMVRIAHIAADWGITTIRLTGGEPLLRPDVVDIVRRIAAIEGANGPMQVAMTTNGIRLPELMEPLAAAGLHRLNISLDTVRPDRFHELTRRNKFDAVAEGIRAAQKSGLRPLKINAVAMRGVNDDELVDLVEFALEHDAQMRFIEQMPLDAGHTWDRQTMVTQEEILATLRSRFRLTPVPGRGGAPAELWTIDDTPHTVGVIASVTAPFCGACDRLRLTADGQLRNCLFSLGEYDLMPILRAGGGDDELAEMLRLCIANKLPGHGINDPSFLQPDRGMNAIGG